In a genomic window of Sarcophilus harrisii chromosome 4, mSarHar1.11, whole genome shotgun sequence:
- the TRIM47 gene encoding E3 ubiquitin-protein ligase TRIM47 → MDVSGPFSCPICLEKLREPVTLPCGHNFCLACLEALWPHRGPGGPGGSGATARCPLCQEPFPDGLQLRKNHTLCELLQLRQSGQTPAPAPAPVPNQAPVPEPSAPCAPEPWSEDEEPVRCDACPEGAALPAARSCLSCLASFCTAHLRPHERSPALRDHRLVPPLRRLEESLCARHLRPLERYCRTERVCVCDVCAAQEHQGHELLSLEQERALQEAESPQVLSAAEDRLDELGASIAQSRRTVALIKSAALTEREKVSQLFTEAIGTLQGFQSEVMGFIAEGEAAMLNRAQGELRHQEEQRARLSSARQNLSQGHEIDSISFLQELLALKLALEEGGNPGLGPPKELSFTKSSQAMKAVRDLLTLACANQWEFLQGMGRDTDNSQKLGLEADAESQDPDSTNGLECEESRDYFLKFAFIVDLDSDTADKFLQLFGTKGVKRVLCPISYPESPMRFTHCEQVLGEGSLDRGTYYWEVEIIEGWVSVGVMAEDFSPREPYDRGRLGRNAYSCCLQWNGRNFSVWFYGLEATLPHAFCPTVGVCLEYADRALAFYAVKEGKVSLLQRLRASRPRRGGSPPSPSTQFQSRLDSHFPNLFTHRLKPAFFLESVDAHLQIGPLKKSCISVLKRR, encoded by the exons ATGGACGTGAGCGGTCCCTTCAGCTGTCCCATCTGCCTAGAGAAACTTCGGGAGCCCGTGACGCTGCCCTGCGGCCACAACTTCTGCCTCGCCTGCCTGGAAGCGCTCTGGCCGCATCGGGGGCCCGGAGGCCCCGGGGGATCCGGAGCCACTGCCCGCTGTCCCCTGTGCCAGGAGCCCTTCCCCGACGGGTTGCAGCTGCGCAAGAATCACACACTGTGTGAGCTGCTGCAGCTGCGCCAGTCTGGCCAGACCCCGGCCCCAGCCCCTGCCCCGGTCCCAAATCAAGCCCCGGTCCCGGAGCCCTCGGCTCCGTGCGCCCCAGAGCCGTGGTCCGAGGACGAGGAGCCAGTGCGCTGTGACGCGTGCCCTGAGGGCGCGGCCCTTCCGGCGGCTCGCTCCTGCCTCTCCTGTCTGGCCTCTTTCTGTACTGCCCACCTGAGGCCCCACGAGCGCAGCCCAGCTTTGCGCGACCACCGTCTGGTACCTCCCTTGCGCCGGCTGGAGGAAAGCCTGTGTGCCCGACACCTGCGGCCCCTGGAGCGCTACTGCCGAACCGAGAGAGTTTGCGTGTGCGACGTCTGTGCCGCCCAAGAACATCAAGGACATGAGCTACTTTCCCTGGAGCAAGAGCGGGCTCTCCAAGAG GCTGAGAGCCCCCAGGTCCTGAGTGCTGCAGAGGACCGCTTGGATGAGCTGGGTGCTAGTATTGCACAGTCTAGACGTACAGTGGCCCTCATAAAG AGTGCAGCACTGACTGAGCGGGAAAAGGTAAGCCAGTTGTTCACAGAGGCAATAGGTACCCTGCAGGGCTTCCAGTCGGAAGTGATGGGCTTCATTGCTGAAGGGGAGGCCGCCATGCTGAATCGGGCCCAGGGGGAGCTTCGGCACCAGGAGGAGCAGAGAGCCCGGCTGAGCTCTGCCCGACAGAATCTGAGTCAGGGCCATGAAATTGACTCTATTAGTTTTCTCCAG GAGCTTCTGGCACTGAAATTGGCTCTGGAGGAAGGGGGTAACCCTGGGCTGGGTCCCCCAAAAGAACTGAGTTTTACCAAGTCTTCCCAAGCCATGAAAGCTGTTAGAGACCTCCTGACTTTAGCCTGTGCTAACCAGTGGGAGTTTCTGCAGGGGATGGGCAGGGATACAGACAATTCACAGAAGCTGGGTTTGGAAG CTGATGCAGAGTCTCAAGATCCTGACAGCACCAATGGCCTGGAGTGTGAGGAATCTAGAGACTACTTCCTTAAGT TTGCTTTCATCGTAGACCTAGACAGTGACACAGCAGACAAGTTCCTGCAGCTGTTCGGAACGAAGGGAGTGAAGAGGGTGCTTTGTCCCATCAGCTACCCCGAGTCTCCCATGCGTTTCACCCACTGTGAGCAAGTCCTGGGAGAGGGCAGCCTGGACCGAGGCACCTACTACTGGGAGGTGGAGATCATCGAGGGCTGGGTCAGCGTGGGAGTCATGGCCGAGGACTTCTCCCCCCGGGAGCCCTACGATCGAGGCCGGCTGGGCCGGAATGCCTACTCTTGCTGCCTGCAGTGGAATGGCCGAAACTTCTCTGTCTGGTTTTACGGGCTGGAGGCCACCCTTCCCCACGCCTTTTGCCCCACTGTGGGGGTCTGCTTGGAATATGCCGACCGAGCACTGGCTTTCTATGCTgtgaaggaggggaaagtgagcCTCTTGCAGAGGCTGCGGGCCTCTAGACCCCGCCGAGGTggatcccctccttccccttcgaCCCAGTTCCAAAGCAGGCTGGACAGTCATTTTCCCAACCTGTTCACCCACAGGCTCAAGCCAGCTTTCTTTCTGGAGAGTGTGGATGCACACCTGCAGATTGGGCCCCTCAAGAAATCATGCATCTCAGTATTAAAGAGGAGGTGA